Proteins from a genomic interval of Colletes latitarsis isolate SP2378_abdomen chromosome 3, iyColLati1, whole genome shotgun sequence:
- the LOC143340297 gene encoding CD180 antigen: MDHLLVFIFLFAFTSIKCESIAPNVTTESNNTKSAIVEDKQTNETVTALPPVPKFPNVCNVCNCTGVVIDCEGKNLTANLEDSQWPNTTISTISFKGNLLDHVKAFPKIVVKKLILQENKITKLDRAAFKQLINLTELDLSRNELTSESLRPHAFEGKFSPTAYEPLENLTRLSLAYNKLHTIHQDLFEHMSNLRTLNLSHNLFTHIDIRTSLAISSIQRLEELDLSYCGLKEIVNSQFHTTTYLKKLDLSGNQFTTPPAALNGAVSLEYLYMDENPIQVIDHLNPFPSMSKLKELSLCCMPHLTMIGANSFSGLEMLEHLRVSNCPKLETIEESALTFQMEETKEITWPPLKKLDLSDNALEYLPQYLLVRWDLLEELDLTKNKWGCDCDNQYLIGELLPKYGKKLMGDNFGTLTCASPPEHAGTNLSSLSHRKLRCPDLYGARPERDAMILVGVMIGLIIAIPVCLAAFVLWRRGYFFCGSQGPASFSRAFYKRTANDDDM, from the exons ATGGATCATCTActagtatttatttttttattcgcgTTTACGTCGATCAAATGTGAAAGCATCGCCCCAAATGTCACCACGGAAAGTAATAATACGAAAAGTGCAATTGTCGAGGATAAACAAACAAACGAGACAGTGACAGCGTTACCGCCTGTACCAAAGTTTCCAAACGTGTGTAACGTATGCAACTGTACAG GTGTTGTTATAGATTGCGAGGGCAAGAATTTAACCGCTAATCTCGAAGATTCTCAATGGCCAAACACAACTATAAGCACGATATCGTTTAAAGGAAATCTCTTGGACCATGTCAAAGCTTTCCCGAAGATTgtggttaaaaaattaattctgcaAGAAAATAAAATCACAAAGCTCGACAGGGCCGCCTTCAAGCAATTAATTAATCTAACGGAATTAGATTTGAGTCGTAACGAACTTACTTCTGAGAGCTTGCGTCCCCACGCGTTTGAG GGTAAATTTTCACCGACCGCTTATGAACCATTGGAAAATCTGACAAGATTATCTCTAGCATATAACAAACTTCATACGATCCATCAGGATCTCTTCGAACACATGTCGAACCTGAGAACATTAAATCTGTCCCACAATTTGTTCACGCATATCGACATACGTACTTCTCTAGCGATCAGCTCTATACAACGATTAGAAGAATTGGACTTGAGTTACTGCGGTTTAAAGGAAATCGTAAACAGCCAGTTTCACACCACCAC ATATCTAAAAAAATTGGACTTAAGCGGCAATCAGTTCACGACTCCTCCAGCTGCATTGAACGGGGCCGTGTCGCTGGAGTACCTTTATATGGACGAAAATCCGATCCAAGTTATCGATCATCTGAACCCGTTCCCGTCTATGTCGAAACTGAAGGAACTGAGCCTTTGTTGCATGCCTCATTTAACAATGATCGGGGCGAACAGTTTCTCAGGCTTGGAGATGCTCGAACACCTCCGCGTATCAAACTGCCCGAAATTGGAAACAATCGAAGAATCCGCTCTAACGTTCCAG ATGGAGGAGACCAAAGAGATCACATGGCCGCCACTGAAGAAACTAGATTTATCGGATAACGCCCTGGAATATTTGCCTCAGTACCTCCTGGTAAGGTGGGACTTGCTCGAAGAATTGGATTTGACGAAGAACAAGTGGGGCTGCGATTGCGATAATCAATATCTG ATTGGCGAACTGTTgccaaagtatgggaaaaaattAATGGGCGACAACTTCGGTACACTGACCTGTGCATCGCCGCCGGAGCATGCAGGGACGAATTTGTCGTCGTTGTCGCACAGAAAGCTTCGTTGTCCGGACCTTTACGGAGCAAGGCCCGAGAGGGACGCCATGATCCTCGTCGGAGTGATGATCGGTTTGATAATCGCCATTCCCGTTTGCCTGGCAGCCTTCGTCCTTTGGCGTCGTGGATACTTCTTCTGCGGGTCCCAGGGACCAGCGAGCTTCTCTCGCGCCTTCTACAAGAGAACTGCCAACGACGACGACATGTGA